TGACGTTGTTCCCCTCCACCTGATGCCCGGCGCTGGCGACGCCCCAGAGGAAGTCCTGCGGGAATGGTGATGCGGTGGTCATGTGGTTCCTTTCGGTTCAGCGCCTCAAAACAGCGCACGGGGCCGCTCTGCCCTGGCTTCCAATCCTTTCCTGCCGCGTGACCGGGGCCACAATACTTTTTCAATCAATGACATTCTCATGTGAGCGCCCCTTGCCCCCGGCTGATGCTGGTGGGGAGCCGGCGAGCAGCCAGCCCCAAGACATTCCTCCGTTACACATCAGAATGCAAAGGCGCACTACATGAAACTCCTGAACTCCACGGCCCGTGCGAGCTCCGCCGTTCTGGCCGGAGCACTCCTGCTGGGATCGCTGACCGCCTGTGGCGGCGGCTCCAGCCAGGCCACCGCCAAAGCGGACACCAGCTCCCTGACCCTCGCCATCGACAGCGACTCGGCCTCCTTCGGCTTTGACCCGCTGCGCGTTTCAGCTGCACAGCGGCAGTTCTTCGAGGGCCTCTACGAGAGCCTGATGACGCTGCAGCCGGACGGCTCGGCAGGTCCGGGCCTGGCCAAGGAGTTCAGCTACAACGCAGACAACACTGTCCTGACGCTGACGCTGAAGGAGGGGGTGACGTTTACGGACGGGTCCAAGCTCGACGCCGAACTGGTCAAGGCAAACCTGGACCGCCGCTCCGATCCCGCGCTGAGTGCCTACTCAGCCGTGGCCAAGGGCGGCGCCCAGGAAATCACCTCCGTTGACGTGGTGAGCCCCACCCAGGTGGCCTTGACCTTCGCTAAGCCCCAGCCCGGTTTCGAGAAGAACCTGGCGTCCACCACGGGCATGATCGTGGGCAAGAACGGCGTCACGGACACCGCAAGCCTCGGGGCCACCCCCGATGGATCCGGCCCCTACACCCTGGATCCGTCCACTGTGAAGGGCAACAAGTACGTGCTGGTTAAGAACGGAACGAGCCCGGAAGCTTCGAAGTACGCGTTCAACAAAGTCATTTTCAGCGTCGTTCTGGACCCGCAGGCACGGGCCAACGCCGTGGTTTCCGGCCAGGCGGACGTGGCCATGCTGACCTCGAACACCGTTGACTTCGCCAAGTCCAAGGGCGTGGGGGTGTCCCAGATCGGCGGCACCGTCAACACCATGATCTCCTTCGACAAGATCGGAAAGACCGCCCCCGCGTTTGCCGAGGAGAAGGTCCGGCAGGCCATCCAGTACGCCATCAACCGGCAGGCCCTGGTGGACGCGCTCCACAAGGGTGACATCCCCGCCTGGAACGCGCTGCCCAAGGACTCCGCAGGCTTCAGCAAGGACATTGAAACCACGTTCGCCTACAACCCGGACAAGGCCAAGAGCCTGCTGGCCGAAGCGGGCTACCCCAACGGCTTCGAATTCACCATCATCGCCGGCGCCCAGACCCAGACGGACCTGCAGGCAGTCCAGAAGGACCTCGCCGCCGTCGGAATCACCATGAACGTGAAGATGGCTGCCTCCACGGACGAAGCCTTCGCCGCCGTGGCCACCACGCCCCTGGGCTACGCGCCGCTGAACTGGGACAACCCCGTCGGCGTAATGTACGGAGCCATCCTCAACGGCTTCACCAACGTGCAGAAGGCTACCGATGAGCAGCTGAGTGCGGCCACCGGTGAGCTGGCTGCCGCCAAGGACGACGCCGCCATCAAGGCAGCGGCCACCAAGCTGAACACCCGCCTGGTGGAATCCGGCTGGATGATCCCGCTGTACGAGGCCCTCACCAACCAGGCCTACAACACCAAGAAGGTGGCGCCGGTGGAGTTCGCCGGCACCAACGCCTACCCGCTCCTCTCGTCCTACAAGCCGGCCAGCTAATACCCGCACCTGCCGGGCGGGCCCTCCTCACCAAAAAGGAGGGCCCGCCCGGCAAGGCCTGACCGATGGAGGTCACCATGGCACTATTCATCACCAAGCGCCTGCTGATGGCGCTGGCCACCGTGCTGGTGGTTGCAGTGCTGGCATTCCTGCTGGTGCACGCAATGCCCGGCAGCCCGGGCGCCGTGTCCCTCGGGGCCGGCGCCTCCCAGGAAGCCATCGACGAAGTCAACCGGCGCCTCGGCTGGTCAGACCCCCTCCTGGCCCAGTTCTTCACGTGGCTCGGCGCAGCAGTCCAGGGTGACCTCGGTATCTCACTGATCGACGGACGCTCCGTCAGCGCGGACCTGGCCAGCAGGCTCCCCGTCACCGCCTCCCTTGCCGCCGGCGCCACCTTGCTCAGCGGGATCCTCGGCATCGCGCTGGGCGTCACCGCCGCGGTCCGGGGCGGGATCGTGGACCGCATCATCGGCGGCGTCGCCGGCATGGCCGTTGCCCTGCCGGCCTTCTGGATCGGCATCATCTTCGTCTACCTGCTGGCCGTCCAGTCCTCCGTCTTCCCGGCCACCGGCTACGTTCCCTTCGAGGTCTCACCCCAGGACTGGGCACTGTCCCTGGCGCTGCCGGTGATCACCCTGGCCGTGGGCGGCGGCGCGTTCATCGCCCGCCAGACCAGGGCTTCCATGCTCGAGGCGCTCCAGCAGGAACACATCCGTACCCTCCGGGCCACCGCCACCCCCACCTGGAAAATCCTCTATGTCCACGCCCTGCGGTACGCCAGCCTCCCCATCGTGGCCGCCATCGCGCTGCAGTTCATCCAGCTTTTCGGCGGCTCCGTCATCGCGGAGCAGCTGTTCGCCATGCCGGGCCTGGGCCAGGCCGTCCAGAACTCCGTCAGCACCCATGACGCCCCGTCCGTCCAGGGCGTCGTAGTGATCGCCACCGTTGTGGTGGTCGCCGTGAACCTGGTGCTGGAACTCGCCACCAAGTTCCTCGACCCGAAGTTGCGTGCCTCATGATTCCCAACGTTGCCCCCGCACCTGCAGACTCCGCGGAGCCGACGGCGGCTGCCGTCCTTCCCAGGGCCCCGCGCCAAAGCGCGGCGAAGAAATTCTCCGGCAGCAAGCTGTTCGCCTCACCGGCGAGCATCGCCGGCGTGATCTGGCTGGCCGCGCTCGTGGTCGCCTCCCTCACCGCGCCGTTGTGGCTGCCCTTCAAGACAGAGGACCAGGACTTCACCGCCGTCCTGTCCGGACCCACCGCCGCCCACTGGCTCGGTACCGACGAACTGGGCCGGGACCTCCTGAGCCGCATCTTCGCCTCGGCAGCCGGCACGCTGGGGACGTCCATGATCACGGTGATTGTCGCCGTCGGCCTCGGAACCCTCCTGGCGATGCTGGCCGCAGCCGCCGGGGAACGCGTGGAAAACGTCATCAGCCGCGTCACCGAAATCATCATGTCTCTGCCCGGCACGGTGATCATCCTGGCCGTGATCGGTGCCGTGGGAACCAACATCCCGATGATCATGGGAATCCTGGGTGTGCTGATCTCCGCGGGCATCTACCGGGTGATGCTGGGCCAGGCGAAGTCACTGCAGTCCCAGCTGTACGTTGACGCCGCCAAGGTGGACGGCGTCAGTCCTGCCGGTATCAGCCTCCGGCACGTGCTGCCCGGCCTGACCAACACCATCGTGGTCCAGGCCGCCCTGATCTTCGCCGTCGGCATGCTCATCCAAGCCGGACTGGCGTTCATCGGCTTCGGCCCGCCCATTCCGCAGCCGAGCTGGGGCGGCATGATCCAGGGCGCCTCCCAGCACGTCTACGACGCCCCCTGGCTCATGGTTCCTACCGGCGCCGTGCTGGCACTGACGGTCCTGGCCGCCAACGCCATCGGCAACGCCCTCGGCAAGGCACCGAACGCCACCGCCTCGCACCTGCCCTCCGCCGCAGCGCGGCGGCAGCGGGCCAAGGCCGTCGCGGCGATCGCGGCTGCTGTCGCCGCGGCAGCTCCCGCTCCCCAGGATTCCGCGAAGGACACGCTCAGCGTCCGCAATCTGTCCGTCGGCGTTGACTCTGTGGGTGCAGGCAAGGGGGTCCGCCTGGTCACGGACGTCTCCTTCGACGTCGAACCCGGCACCGTCCTGGGCCTGGTGGGCGAGTCCGGCTGCGGCAAGACCATGACGGCGCTGTCCCTCCTGGGCCTGCTGCCCTCCGGGGTCTCCGTGACCGGCGGACAGATCCTCTGGAACGGCAAGAACCTGGCCGCGGCCACCGAGAAGGACATGGAAGGCATCCGCGGACGCGACATCGCCCTCATCTCACAGGAACCCATGCGCGCCCTGGACCCCATGTTCACCGTGGGCTACCAGCTCACCGCCGCGATCCGGCGCCTGCGGGGGATGGGCAGGGCCGAAGCGAAGGCCGAGGCCCTGACCCTGCTGGAAAAGGTGGGCATCGTGGACGCCGCGCGCATCCTGAAGACCTACCCGCACCAGATCAGCGGCGGCATGGCCCAGCGCGTGGCCATTGCCCTGGCGCTCTCCGGCCGTCCCCGCCTGCTGGTGGCGGACGAACCCACCACCGCGCTGGACGTCACCGTGCAGGCCGAGATCCTCTCGCTGCTGCGCAGCCTGGTGAAGGACACCGGAATGTCAGTAGTGATGGTGACGCACGATCTTGGCGTGGTGGCCGACCTCTGCGACCAGGTGGCCGTGATGTACGCAGGCGAGGTGGTGGAGAACGGCCGGACGGACAGCATCCTGGACAATCCGCGCCACCCTTACACCCTGGCCCTGCTGGCCGCCGACCCGCACGCCAACCACGCCGCGGACATGCCGGAGCGGCTGGCCACCATCAGCGGCCAGGTTCCCCAGCCCAAGGACTGGCCCAGCACGTGCCGGTTCGCCGCGCGCTGCCAGTTCGCCGGTTCTGCCTGCATGGTGCCCGTCCCGCTGCTGCCCTCCGGCGCGGGTGACGGCGTGGTGCGCTGCGTCAAAGCGGACGAACTCGCCGTCGAAGGCCTGGACTGGGTGGCCACCGATGTACCCAGTCACCATGTCCTAAACCTGGTGGAAGCTCCGGCTGTTGCAACCCGAACTGTTGAAAAGGATCCCGCATGAGCACCGCAACCTCGGTACGCCCGGAAGCACCGCTGCCCGCTGCCGCCCAGCCGCTGCTGGAGGTCAAGGACCTGGTGGTCCGGTACGGGCGGGGCCGCAAGGCAGCCGCCGCACCCGCCGCCGTCGACGGTGTCAGCTTCAGCATTGCTCCCGGAGAAACCGTGGGACTGGTGGGGGAGTCCGGCTCCGGAAAATCGACCATCGGCAAAGCCATCCTGGGCCTGCAGAGGGTCTCCGGCGGGTCCATCACCTACAAAGGCAAGGACATCACCTCGGCCGGCGCGTCCCAGCGCAGGGCCTTGGGCGGGGAACTGCGGGCCGTTTTCCAGGACCCCAACTCCTCCCTGAACCCCCGCAACAGCGTGGGATCCTCACTGGCAGAACCGCTCCGGCTCCGTGGTGTGTCCGCCGCCGAGGCCAGGCAGCGCGCCGAGGACATGCTGGAACGCGTGGGCCTGCCCCGCGAAGCCGTGGACCGGTACCCGAGCCAGTTCTCCGGCGGCCAGCGGCAGCGGATTTCCGTGGCCCGCGCCCTCATTTGCGATCCCAACCTGGTGGTCTGCGACGAAGCCGTGAGCGCCCTGGACCTCTCCACGCAGGCGCAGGTGCTGAACCTCCTGGCCGACCTGCGAGACGAGCGCGGCCTGGGCTACCTCTTCATCGCCCACGACATCGCGGTGGTCCAGTTCCTGGCCCAGCGCGTGGTGGTCCTTTACCGCGGGCAGGTGATGGAAAGCGGACCTGCAGCGGCTGTCACCGAGAATCCGAAGCATCCGTTTACCCGGGCCCTCGTGGCAGCGTCACCGGTGCCGCGCCCCGCGGAGCAGGCCGCGCGCCGGCAGGCCCGCGAGTCGCTCGGTGTGCGCACGGGCGCGGCCGCGGTGCCCAGGCCCGGCGGCTGCCCCTTCCGGCTGCGCTGCCCGTTGGCGACGGACAGGTGCGCCGCCGAACGCCCGGCCCTTCGCACGGTGGGCGGCTCCGACGTCGCCTGCCACTACGCCTCCTGACCGCCTTTCCTTAGCAACTGACCTTCCGCCACCTCGTGGCGGCCAGCAGAACGGAACACCACCACATGCCACTGGCACCCTGGCAAGCAGCCATGATCACCCCCGACGAAGACTTCGACGGCGCCCCGCTCCTGCGCAAGGAATTCCAGCTCGCTGAGGGGCACGGTGCAGTCGCCAAGGCGACGTTGCGGGCCACTGCCTACGGCATTTACGAGGCGCTGATCAATGGGGTTCCGGTGGGTAACGACGTGCTGAGCCCCGGCTGGAGCTCGTACGAGTGGCGGCTCCGCTACCGCAGCTACGACGTGACGGCGCTGGTGCAGCCCACCACCGTCCTGGGCGTCGAGTTGGGCAATGGCTGGTACCGCGGGCGCCTCGCCTGGCATGGCATGTCCAATCTCTATGGGAGTGAGCTGGGCTTCTTCGGGCAGTTGGACATCGAATTCGAGGACGGTTACGTCCAGTCCGTCGCTTCGGATTCCTCCTGGCAGTCCGGCCCCTCCGCCACCACCTTCAACGACCTCTATGACGGCCAGACCATCGACGCCCGCCGGAACCAGCCCGGCTGGGCGGAGCCAGGCTTTGACGCCGGCACGCCTGCCGGTTGGGCCGGCGTGCACACGCTGGAGTTCGACGTCGACCGGCTGGCCGAGCCGGTGGGCCCGCCCGTGGTGCGCACCGCCGTCGTCAACCCCCAGCAAATCTTCACGTCACCCAGCGGCAAGGTGCTCGTGGACTTCGGCCAGAACCTGGTGGGCTGGCTGCGGTTCACCGTGAAAGGCGAGGCCGGGCAGGTTATTACGGTGCGCCACGCCGAAGTACTGGAGGACGGCGAGCTCGGCGTCCGCCCGCTGCGCTCCGCCAAGGCCGCGGACACGTTCATCCTGTCCGGCGGCGAGGACTTCTTTGAGCCCACCAAGACGTTCCACGGCTTCCGCTACGCCGAGGTTTCCGGCTGGCCGGGCACGTTGACCGCGGACTCGCTGGAGGCCGTGGTGGTCCACTCCGATCTGGAACGAACCGGCACGTTCGAGTGCTCCAACGAGCTGGTGAACCAGCTGCACCGCAACATCGTCTGGGGCCTGCGGGGCAACTTCCTGGACCTGCCCACGGACTGTCCGCAGCGTGATGAGAGGCTCGGCTGGACCGGCGACATCGGTGTTTTCGCGCCGACCGCGGCGTTCCTCTACGACGTCAAGGGCTTCCTGCAGGACTGGCTGCTGGACCTGGCTGCCGAGCAGAAAGCGGCGGACGGCCTGGTGCCCATCACCGTCCCTGATGCCCTCAAGTACTGCCCGCAGCCGGCCGAGTTCCCGTCGCCGGAATCATCAGCCCTGTGGAGCGAAGCCTCCGTCTGGGTGCCGTGGGCGCTGTGGGAGGCCTACGGTGATGACACCGTGCTGAGGAACCAGTACGAATCGATGACGTCGCACACGCGCCGGGCGGAAGGCCTGCTGTCTCCCACCGGACTCTGGGACCAGGGTTTCCAGTTCGGCGACTGGCTGGACCCGGACGCAGATCCGGACAAGCCGTGGGACGCGAAGGCGGACACCGGCGTTGTGGCCACCACGTGCATGTTCCGCACCGCCTCCATCACCGCCAAAACGGCACGGCTGCTGGGACACCAGGAGGATGCCGAGTACTTCGAGCAGCTGGCGGCCCGGGTTCAGGCCTCCTTCCTGAAGCACTATGTTGCCGGGGACGGCACCATCCAGAGCGACTGCACCACCGTTTACGCGCTCGCCATTGCCTTTGGCATCCTGCCCAGCCCCGAGCACGTTGACTTCGCGGGCGAACGCCTCGCCGAGCTGGTCCGGAAAAACAACTTCCGCGTCTCCACCGGTTTCGCCGGCACCCCCTTCATCACCGGCGCCCTCACGGACACTGGCCACAGCGGGGAGGCCTACCGCCTGCTCCTGGAACAGGGCTGCCCGTCCTGGCTCTACCCCGTGACCATGGGCGCCACCACCGTGTGGGAGCGCTGGGACTCGATGCTTCCGGACGGCACCATCAACCCGGGCGAGATGACCAGCTTCAACCACTACGCCCTGGGTGCCGTTGCCGATTGGATGCACAAGGGAATCGGTGGCATCAGCCCGCTCGCACCCGGTTACAGCAAGATACGGATCGCGCCGGTGCCGGGCGAAGGCATCGACTGGGCGAAGACATCCCTGAAGACACCGCATGGAACCGTCCGCGTGGAATGGAAGCTCGACGACGGTTCGTTCCACCTCGAGGTGACGGTACCTGGGGGAGTGGAGGCCGGCGTCGTACTTCCGGGCGGCGGGCAGCACACCGTCGGCGGCGGCACGCACCGCTTCAGCTCGCCAGTTGCGCTGGCCGTTTCGAAGGGGTTGTAGGCGCTGTGGCAGCTGCGGCTAATACAGCCGGAGAACTGCTCGTGGTGGATAACGACTTCGGTGGCGATCCTGACGGCCTCGTGTCCCTCGCACATATCCTCTTGCGTTCCGGCCCGGATATGACCGTCCTGGTGACGACGTCTCCTCTGGATCCGGGACTGGCCGAAGCTGCAGGTGCTGACCCTGCAACCACGGCCGGCCGCGGTGCAGAACTTGCCGGGCAACTCCTGGAGTTGATGGGGCTCAGCGGTGTACGGGTGATCACGGGTGCGGAGGCCACCGGGGTCACGCCCGAGCAGGTGAGCCCGGCGGCACGCGCAATCGCTGAGGAGTCCTCACGCTTCGAGCGGACCACAATTCTCTGTGGAGGACCACTGACTAACATCGCTGCCGCGCTGCGGCTTGACCCGCCACTCGCTCGCAGGGCGATGCTGGTGTGGGTGGGTGGAACGCTGGCTGAAGCGGATCGGGGAGAGTACAACTCAGACACTGACCTCGACGCTGCAACGGAGGTCTTGGCGTCAGGGATCCCTCTTGTGAGGATCCCCTCGGAGGAGTACTCGCGAATGACCATTGCGGTGGATGCAGTCAAAAATGAGCTCGCAGCCGTGTCGGCAGTCGGCTCCTGGCTGGCGGAGCGCCTGCTCGACGTTCCGCCATTCGTGCAACTGGGCGGAACGCTGACGCTCGGTGACAGCGTTCTGGTGGCGTTCCTGCCAGGCGTCGATGCGCCTGCCAGGCGGGTTGCCCCAGGGACAGCAGTTCACGGCCAGGTGGACGGTGCCGCGCTGTGGGACGATCTGATGCGCCAGCTTGCGGCGCAAGGTAGTTAGCCCATTCGTTCAGTGGTTACGGTGGATTTCCACCTCTGGATCGCGTTGTTGCCGCGTGGTAATTTGACCCTCTTACGTCGCTTACAGGGAGCGATCCAGGAGGAGGACAAGCTCATGAGTGATACCAATTCCGCCGGAATGAACGTGGACGTCGTGGACATCCTGACCAGTGACCACCAGGACATGATTGCGCTGATCGGGCAGATTAAGAGTGCGCCCGGGGACGGCCAGCGCAGGGACCTGGCGGACACTTTGATCGCGGAGGTGATGCGCCATGCCGTGGCCGAGGAGATGTACGTCTATCCCGCCGTTGAGGACCATGTGCCCAACGGCAAGGACGAAGTGGAACACGACAAAAAAGAGCACGACGAGATCGTCAAGCTGATGAAGCGGCTGGAGAAGGTGGAGCCTTCCGACCAGACCTTCCTGGAACTGGTCCAGGAGCTCGAAGACCAGCTGAGCCATCACGCCAATGACGAGGAAACCGAACAGTTTCCCAAGCTCCGCCTGCACATCCCCCGTGAGAAACTCGTTGACATCGGCGAAAAGGTGGAGAAAGCGAAGAAGCTGGCGCCGACACGGCCCCACCCGAGCGCCCCGCATTCGGAGTTGTTCCACAAGACCTTGGGGGCGGGCGTCGGCATGGTGGACCGGATCCGCGACAAGCTCACCGGCAGGCACACGGACTCGTAGAGCGGGTGGCTGGGCAGCTGGTGGTAGCTAGCTGCCCGCTGAAAGGAGCCGCTGGATCTGCTCTGCCGCGTCGCTGTCCGGCGCGGGGGTGTAGACCACGATGTGGAGGTCAGGCCGGTCCGAGGGTGACACCTGATGGTGTTCGAGCCGGAGGACGCCCACCGCCGGGTGGTGGAACAAGCGTTCACGGGATTCGAAGCCGAGGATGTCGTACCGGTCCCAGCCCTCCTTGAACTCCGGGCTGGTCGCCTTGAGCCGCTCCACCTGGTAGGCCACGTCCGGATCGCCGAGCCGCTGCCCTGCTTCGGCCCGGAACTCGGCAAGGAACCGCCTGCTGGTGACGTCCCAGTCCGGGAGCAGCTCCTGGACGTACGGGTCCGTGAAGACCAGCCACAGCAGGTTCCGCTCCGGGGCGGCAACATTGGCGATGTTGGGATACAGCGCGGCGTAGGCCCTGTTCCAGCCGGTGACGCTCCAGTCCGGTGCCAGCGCGAAGGCGGGGTTGGGGCCGAGGGCGTCGAGGAGCCGTTGGATGTGGGCAGGGGCGTCGGCAGCCACCGGACCGGCGGTGACGGGCGCCGAATAACCGCCCAGTGACAGGACATAGGAACGCCCGGTCTCCGAGAGGTGCAGGGTCCTTGCCACGGCCTCCAGGACTTCGCGGGAAGGCCTGATGTCCCGTCCCTGCTCCAGCCACGTGTACCAGGTGACGCTGACCCCGGAAAGAAAGGCGATCTCCTCCCGCCGCAGCCCCCGCTCGCGCCGGCGGGCGACGGGCGGCAATCCATACTCGGACCGCAGGGCCTGGTCCCGGCGTGCCCGCAGGAACAGGCCCAGTTCCTTGCGCTTCTCGCCTGCCTCTTTCACGGCATCTAACACTAGTACCCGGGTACTCCTACTACTAGTATCAGCACTGTCTTCCGCCCTTTGGCCGGGTACGGCAGGATCGGTAGCATGCCTCCTCTTCGTTCCCGCACTGTCACCCATGGCCGCAACATGGCCGGAGCCCGCGCACTGCTGCGGGCCTCCGGCGTCGCCACCTCGGACATCGGCAAGCCGATCATCGCCGTCGCCAACTCCTTCACGGAGTTCGTCCCAGGGCACACCCACCTCGCCCCTGTGGGCCGGATCGTCTCTGACGCGATCCTCGCCGCCGGCGCCGTGCCGCGCGAGTTCAACACCATTGCCGTGGACGACGGCATCGCCATGGGCCACAGCGGCATGCTGTACTCGCTGCCTTCGCGTGACCTGATCGCCGACTCGGTGGAGTACATGGTCAATGCCCACTGCGCCGACGCCCTGGTGTGCATCTCCAACTGCGACAAGATCACCCCCGGAATGCTCATGGCCGCGCTGCGCCTGAACATCCCCGTAGTGTTCGTCTCCGGCGGTCCCATGGAGGCCGGCCGCGTGACCCTGACCGACGGCTCCGTGCGTTCCCTGGACTTGGTAAACGCCATTGCCGACGCTGTGGACGAGTCCATCTCTGATGCTGACATCAACCTCATCGAAGAGAACGCGTGCCCCACCTGCGGTTCCTGCTCCGGCATGTTCACCGCCAACTCCATGAACTGCCTGGCCGAGGCGATCGGCCTGGCCCTGCCGGGCAACGGCTCAGTGCTGGCCACCCACACCGCACGGAAGGCGCTGTACGAGAAGGCCGGCGCTACCGTCGTCGAGCTCGTAAAGCGCTATTACGACGGCGACGACGACTCGGTGCTGCCCCGCTCCATCGCCACCGCGAAGGCGTTCGACAACGCCATGGCCCTGGACATCTCCATGGGCGGCTCCACCAACACCATCCTGCACCTGCTGGCCGCTGCCCAGGAAGCGGGGGTGGACTACGGCCTGGCCGAGATGGACGCCAAGTCCCGCCAGGTGCCCTGCCTGGCAAAGGTGGCCCCGAACGTCGCCAAGGACAAGACCTACTACATGGAGGACGTGCACCGGGCCGGCGGCATCCCCGCCCTGCTGGGTGAGCTGAACCGCGGCGGGCTCCTGCACAAGGACGTCCACTCTGTGCACTCCGCCGACCTGGATGGCTGGCTGGATGACTGGGATATCCGCGGCGGCAAGGCCACCGAAGAAGCGAAGGCCCTGTGGCGCGCGGCTCCCGGCGGCGTCCGCTCCTCCACCGCGTTCTCCCAGTCGAACGAGTGGACTTCCCTGGACACCGACGCCGCGGAAGGCTGCATCCGCTCCGTGGAGCATGCCTACTCCAAGGACGGCGGACTGGCCGTGCTCCGCGGCAACGTGGCCATCGACGGTGCCGTGGTGAAGACCGCCGGCGTGGACGAATCCATCTGGACCTTCCAGGGCCCGGCCGTGGTGTGCGAGTCCCAGGACGAAGCCGTGGAAAAGATCCTGAACAAGGCCGTCAAGGAAGGCGACGTAGTGGTCATCCGCTACGAAGGCCCCCGTGGCGGCCCGGGCATGCAGGAAATGCTCTACCCGACGTCGTTCCTCAAGGGCCGCGGCCTGGGCAAGAAGTGCGCCCTCATTACGGACGGCCGCTTCTCCGGCGGCACCTCCGGCCTGTCAATCGGGCACATCTCCCCGGAGGCTGCCTCCGGCGGGACGATCGCCCTGGTGGAGAACGGCGACATCATCAGCATCGACATCACGACGCGCAGCCTCCAGCTGGAGGTCTCCGACGAGATCCTCGCCGAACGCCGCGAAAAACTGGAAGCCAATGGCGGTTACAAGGCCAAGAACCGGGACCGCCAGGTTTCCCCGGCCCTGCGCGCCTACGCCGCCATGGCCCTGTCTGCCGACAAGGGTGCGGTGCGGGACGTCTCGCTGGTCGAGAACCTCGTGTAGGCTGCGCTGGAACTTCCCAGGAGGATCCGTTGGCATACACCGT
This genomic interval from Arthrobacter sp. SLBN-100 contains the following:
- a CDS encoding nucleoside hydrolase, whose translation is MAAAANTAGELLVVDNDFGGDPDGLVSLAHILLRSGPDMTVLVTTSPLDPGLAEAAGADPATTAGRGAELAGQLLELMGLSGVRVITGAEATGVTPEQVSPAARAIAEESSRFERTTILCGGPLTNIAAALRLDPPLARRAMLVWVGGTLAEADRGEYNSDTDLDAATEVLASGIPLVRIPSEEYSRMTIAVDAVKNELAAVSAVGSWLAERLLDVPPFVQLGGTLTLGDSVLVAFLPGVDAPARRVAPGTAVHGQVDGAALWDDLMRQLAAQGS
- a CDS encoding ABC transporter substrate-binding protein gives rise to the protein MKLLNSTARASSAVLAGALLLGSLTACGGGSSQATAKADTSSLTLAIDSDSASFGFDPLRVSAAQRQFFEGLYESLMTLQPDGSAGPGLAKEFSYNADNTVLTLTLKEGVTFTDGSKLDAELVKANLDRRSDPALSAYSAVAKGGAQEITSVDVVSPTQVALTFAKPQPGFEKNLASTTGMIVGKNGVTDTASLGATPDGSGPYTLDPSTVKGNKYVLVKNGTSPEASKYAFNKVIFSVVLDPQARANAVVSGQADVAMLTSNTVDFAKSKGVGVSQIGGTVNTMISFDKIGKTAPAFAEEKVRQAIQYAINRQALVDALHKGDIPAWNALPKDSAGFSKDIETTFAYNPDKAKSLLAEAGYPNGFEFTIIAGAQTQTDLQAVQKDLAAVGITMNVKMAASTDEAFAAVATTPLGYAPLNWDNPVGVMYGAILNGFTNVQKATDEQLSAATGELAAAKDDAAIKAAATKLNTRLVESGWMIPLYEALTNQAYNTKKVAPVEFAGTNAYPLLSSYKPAS
- a CDS encoding ABC transporter permease codes for the protein MEVTMALFITKRLLMALATVLVVAVLAFLLVHAMPGSPGAVSLGAGASQEAIDEVNRRLGWSDPLLAQFFTWLGAAVQGDLGISLIDGRSVSADLASRLPVTASLAAGATLLSGILGIALGVTAAVRGGIVDRIIGGVAGMAVALPAFWIGIIFVYLLAVQSSVFPATGYVPFEVSPQDWALSLALPVITLAVGGGAFIARQTRASMLEALQQEHIRTLRATATPTWKILYVHALRYASLPIVAAIALQFIQLFGGSVIAEQLFAMPGLGQAVQNSVSTHDAPSVQGVVVIATVVVVAVNLVLELATKFLDPKLRAS
- a CDS encoding family 78 glycoside hydrolase catalytic domain: MPLAPWQAAMITPDEDFDGAPLLRKEFQLAEGHGAVAKATLRATAYGIYEALINGVPVGNDVLSPGWSSYEWRLRYRSYDVTALVQPTTVLGVELGNGWYRGRLAWHGMSNLYGSELGFFGQLDIEFEDGYVQSVASDSSWQSGPSATTFNDLYDGQTIDARRNQPGWAEPGFDAGTPAGWAGVHTLEFDVDRLAEPVGPPVVRTAVVNPQQIFTSPSGKVLVDFGQNLVGWLRFTVKGEAGQVITVRHAEVLEDGELGVRPLRSAKAADTFILSGGEDFFEPTKTFHGFRYAEVSGWPGTLTADSLEAVVVHSDLERTGTFECSNELVNQLHRNIVWGLRGNFLDLPTDCPQRDERLGWTGDIGVFAPTAAFLYDVKGFLQDWLLDLAAEQKAADGLVPITVPDALKYCPQPAEFPSPESSALWSEASVWVPWALWEAYGDDTVLRNQYESMTSHTRRAEGLLSPTGLWDQGFQFGDWLDPDADPDKPWDAKADTGVVATTCMFRTASITAKTARLLGHQEDAEYFEQLAARVQASFLKHYVAGDGTIQSDCTTVYALAIAFGILPSPEHVDFAGERLAELVRKNNFRVSTGFAGTPFITGALTDTGHSGEAYRLLLEQGCPSWLYPVTMGATTVWERWDSMLPDGTINPGEMTSFNHYALGAVADWMHKGIGGISPLAPGYSKIRIAPVPGEGIDWAKTSLKTPHGTVRVEWKLDDGSFHLEVTVPGGVEAGVVLPGGGQHTVGGGTHRFSSPVALAVSKGL
- a CDS encoding oligopeptide/dipeptide ABC transporter ATP-binding protein produces the protein MSTATSVRPEAPLPAAAQPLLEVKDLVVRYGRGRKAAAAPAAVDGVSFSIAPGETVGLVGESGSGKSTIGKAILGLQRVSGGSITYKGKDITSAGASQRRALGGELRAVFQDPNSSLNPRNSVGSSLAEPLRLRGVSAAEARQRAEDMLERVGLPREAVDRYPSQFSGGQRQRISVARALICDPNLVVCDEAVSALDLSTQAQVLNLLADLRDERGLGYLFIAHDIAVVQFLAQRVVVLYRGQVMESGPAAAVTENPKHPFTRALVAASPVPRPAEQAARRQARESLGVRTGAAAVPRPGGCPFRLRCPLATDRCAAERPALRTVGGSDVACHYAS
- a CDS encoding dipeptide/oligopeptide/nickel ABC transporter permease/ATP-binding protein, with product MIPNVAPAPADSAEPTAAAVLPRAPRQSAAKKFSGSKLFASPASIAGVIWLAALVVASLTAPLWLPFKTEDQDFTAVLSGPTAAHWLGTDELGRDLLSRIFASAAGTLGTSMITVIVAVGLGTLLAMLAAAAGERVENVISRVTEIIMSLPGTVIILAVIGAVGTNIPMIMGILGVLISAGIYRVMLGQAKSLQSQLYVDAAKVDGVSPAGISLRHVLPGLTNTIVVQAALIFAVGMLIQAGLAFIGFGPPIPQPSWGGMIQGASQHVYDAPWLMVPTGAVLALTVLAANAIGNALGKAPNATASHLPSAAARRQRAKAVAAIAAAVAAAAPAPQDSAKDTLSVRNLSVGVDSVGAGKGVRLVTDVSFDVEPGTVLGLVGESGCGKTMTALSLLGLLPSGVSVTGGQILWNGKNLAAATEKDMEGIRGRDIALISQEPMRALDPMFTVGYQLTAAIRRLRGMGRAEAKAEALTLLEKVGIVDAARILKTYPHQISGGMAQRVAIALALSGRPRLLVADEPTTALDVTVQAEILSLLRSLVKDTGMSVVMVTHDLGVVADLCDQVAVMYAGEVVENGRTDSILDNPRHPYTLALLAADPHANHAADMPERLATISGQVPQPKDWPSTCRFAARCQFAGSACMVPVPLLPSGAGDGVVRCVKADELAVEGLDWVATDVPSHHVLNLVEAPAVATRTVEKDPA